GGGTGCACTGTGTTCCCCGTTTCCCTATCTTCCTTGCAATGATTCGTCCTTTATTCTTCTGCTACCACCCCCTAAGATTGGAGCTAGTGGTCTCTAGCTACCATTAATGAAGCTGAATATTTGATGAACTGCTTCTGCAATGTCACTTGCTGAACATAGCTTACAATCTTCTTCAATCTACATTATAACCACACACCACGCCAAAGTCCATTATTTGTcaccaaaaattataaaataaaattaaaaaaggagaaaaagtgTAAATTGTGGTACGGCACAAAGAATATACTAATGTTAAATGAATAGTAATTTACCAAAGGTCCAAAAGGAAATTCCctctataattataattataatgataGACAATGTTGGAAATAGGGAAGGCAGGTTTTTGCTTAGATTGCAAGTCAGAAAAGAATAGTACACTGACTTGATTCCACTTTGTAGAGTtgaccatattttttaaaaataaaaatactttgagGTGAAAACTCAAAAGACATAGTAATACCTTGAGATTGAGGGAGTAAAGGACAGAAGTCTCTGAGGAGGTGATGTTGAGGTGCAGAATGGTTAGCCTAAGGTCCTCCAAAGCAACAATGACCTTTAACAATTGTCCTGGCCTCCTTTGGCACTCAATTTTCAAGTTCACATGGGTTTGAATCAAGGTCACTTTTATGTCTGCTGCCTCTGACTTGTTTTCTGCCTTCACTTCATCCCCACAGTTCACTTCATCACTAGTTGATGACCTCATTCCATAGCCATGTGGTGATGATAATGACGATGGTGGTGGGGGCTTACACAACAtggtggaagaagaagaaccacCACCACCCTCTTCATTCTTTCTCATCCTTTTTTGTGCCTCAAGGGACTGAAGCAACTGCTCCAACTCCTTCACAAAATCTATTGCTCCCCCAATTATTGAGGCTTGGTCACCCTATACCCCATGAACAAGAATTCAATACATCAATATcaataaaaaggataaaaaaacaaaaacataatttttgagCACCCGACACTTTAAAAGATTGGATTTTTAGCACGGATAAAGCAAGAGAAGGGACTTTGAGAAGGAGAAAACTTTGTTACATGCACTTTCTTGGATATTTTTGGTACTGTTTATGCAAATTAcccaagtaaaattttaattccaaAATGGTAAACATCAAaagtacttaaaaaaattgtccttTGAGAAAATGGGGTTCAGAATTGGActtcatatatatttaaaaaaaaatgattgcatATAATGCACATACCCTTTGAATATATGAAGGTGGCATGAGGGATCTAAGGACACTGAGGTGGTCATTCATTTGGCGTCGCCGGTTGCGTTCAACAGCAATGTGGGTCATGCGTTGGTTCTCCACATCTTCCTTGTTCTTGCTTGGCCttgttctctttctctttctcctttccCTTGTTGCTGCTGGCTGAGATTTGGGGCATGTTTGTGAAACTTTCTGTGGTTCCTGGTTGC
This region of Glycine max cultivar Williams 82 chromosome 7, Glycine_max_v4.0, whole genome shotgun sequence genomic DNA includes:
- the LOC100789928 gene encoding transcription factor bHLH57 — its product is MERLQGPLNSCFFGDPLEVNCLDQVLVDEESLRLEEEEQFLISSLEDNMPFLQMLQSVESPQFFPLKEPNFQTLLRLQHMKKPWEGIAYIPRMEAQVQAALELESCVTHDMLEMQSPVKSESNELQHPLSISCFEKVNYECNQEPQKVSQTCPKSQPAATRERRKRKRTRPSKNKEDVENQRMTHIAVERNRRRQMNDHLSVLRSLMPPSYIQRGDQASIIGGAIDFVKELEQLLQSLEAQKRMRKNEEGGGGSSSSTMLCKPPPPSSLSSPHGYGMRSSTSDEVNCGDEVKAENKSEAADIKVTLIQTHVNLKIECQRRPGQLLKVIVALEDLRLTILHLNITSSETSVLYSLNLKIEEDCKLCSASDIAEAVHQIFSFINGS